The following proteins come from a genomic window of Phormidium ambiguum IAM M-71:
- a CDS encoding DUF2281 domain-containing protein produces the protein MNIEESILEKLRILPIEKQREVLDFAEFLVQKIAITNNSIK, from the coding sequence ATGAATATTGAAGAATCTATTTTAGAAAAGCTAAGAATTTTACCAATAGAAAAGCAACGGGAAGTATTAGATTTTGCAGAATTTTTAGTTCAAAAAATTGCAATTACTAATAATTCAATTAAATAA
- a CDS encoding PIN domain-containing protein: MAKTPPIAIILDLSAIMGSSIREWQEYSHIGNCYLPQIIYEEIEFLTGRASEPNIEKTAREFTRFFPESGWQITNSHAVHPTIKPAAGQNLSKQARLVVSVAQCMYGFAQENPHNLIVFVSNSQPILQRVPGLNQPNLCGITTAALLQWVRTQQRPPAVTKQLQTFSNSPISGNNSEPQTPTQTTTEATSLSSDSPVITGPASATQTPTKTRASSNNLLTKIVATLISVIIFSVLGLTAWRFIQPESFNQFWRQTGLPALPGQ, encoded by the coding sequence ATGGCAAAAACACCGCCCATTGCAATTATCCTCGACCTCAGCGCCATCATGGGCAGCAGCATCCGCGAATGGCAAGAATATTCCCACATTGGCAACTGCTACCTCCCCCAAATAATTTACGAAGAAATTGAATTTCTTACAGGTCGCGCATCGGAACCAAATATCGAAAAAACAGCCAGAGAATTTACCCGCTTTTTCCCCGAAAGCGGGTGGCAAATCACCAACTCCCACGCCGTTCACCCCACAATTAAACCCGCTGCCGGACAAAACTTAAGCAAGCAAGCCAGACTAGTAGTATCTGTAGCTCAATGTATGTACGGTTTTGCCCAAGAAAACCCCCACAACTTAATAGTTTTTGTCTCCAATTCTCAACCAATCCTCCAAAGAGTACCGGGTTTAAATCAACCCAATCTTTGTGGCATCACCACTGCCGCACTATTACAATGGGTACGCACACAACAGCGCCCCCCAGCAGTTACAAAACAACTACAAACCTTTAGTAATTCTCCTATCTCTGGAAATAATTCCGAACCCCAAACCCCCACTCAAACAACCACAGAAGCAACTTCTCTTTCCTCAGATTCTCCCGTAATCACAGGCCCCGCTTCAGCCACTCAAACCCCAACTAAAACCAGAGCTAGTAGCAATAATTTACTAACAAAAATTGTTGCTACCTTAATCAGTGTCATCATTTTTTCTGTATTAGGTTTAACAGCATGGCGCTTTATTCAACCAGAAAGTTTCAATCAATTTTGGCGACAGACTGGTTTACCAGCACTTCCGGGGCAGTAG
- a CDS encoding VOC family protein — protein MKTTGFHHIAIICSDYARSKNFYVNVLGFSVIQETLRAERNSYKLDLRVGESDQIELFSFPHPPQRPNTPEACGLRHLAFQVENLDAAVASLQSQGVAVENIRVDEITGRRFTFFKDPDDLPLEIYEI, from the coding sequence ATGAAAACTACAGGCTTCCACCATATCGCCATTATTTGCTCAGACTACGCTAGGTCGAAAAATTTTTATGTTAATGTTTTAGGTTTTTCGGTAATTCAGGAAACTTTGAGAGCGGAACGAAATTCTTATAAGTTAGATTTGCGCGTTGGCGAAAGTGACCAAATTGAGCTTTTTTCTTTCCCTCATCCCCCTCAAAGACCAAACACTCCCGAAGCTTGTGGACTTAGACATTTAGCTTTTCAAGTAGAAAATCTTGATGCAGCTGTTGCTAGTCTTCAATCTCAGGGTGTAGCTGTAGAAAATATTCGAGTTGATGAAATTACTGGTAGGCGATTTACTTTTTTTAAAGACCCGGATGATTTGCCTTTAGAAATATACGAAATTTAG
- a CDS encoding FAD-dependent oxidoreductase: MIDSSLLRTQSSPSGVRTYDIIGFGDEVPGVFSVVTAAREYRRRTNKYPRILLLSKGNLQQGIGGHLIRGKLAYLDRSQIEKSVRDALRLDTFGDPPAIYKEFLQKAGVRAVALDPAKGNAALKQMLAEASIDYISNVGIKAVNKQGNKLISITILSGQTFSAKQFIDATVNAELAQAAQVEKLKGFATFGLPESELAVTLVFETKGLTITQLKNYELQLLKRFTNFSDIEAQKWLWKAAGNNDQLVQQLRKDMVDAQGNLKSLWVGPDDILVRSPALSVAYHSFRNLKFSLYESGMLFDKANIAILPDGRLSWNCVLFPVTAAEAEILARNSAKPTSAMLSEMNFLEKWFKSIGATELIPASELYIRHAGNVTGVVEPLDGANMLMASVSSNEALGTFGYHFDVRGGIKGFAEKAYANGFTQLNFQLPVYNVGFQHTLIKNVRNLAVVSPCSGFTGMASGSGRIVEYNSGVGQALGIAAITALLSNRNLADITNQEVRRILLDTKRLPRIFGIPKIAESSKLAALESSLGNVFIA; this comes from the coding sequence TTGATTGACAGTTCTTTATTGCGAACTCAATCCTCCCCTAGTGGAGTACGTACCTACGACATTATTGGTTTTGGTGATGAAGTTCCTGGGGTATTTTCCGTAGTTACAGCGGCGCGAGAATACCGCCGTCGTACTAATAAATATCCCAGAATTCTTTTACTGTCTAAAGGTAATTTACAACAAGGTATTGGCGGTCATTTAATCAGAGGCAAACTTGCTTATTTAGACAGAAGCCAAATCGAAAAATCCGTGCGAGATGCACTACGTTTAGACACCTTTGGCGACCCTCCGGCTATTTACAAAGAATTTTTGCAAAAAGCTGGTGTGCGTGCAGTTGCCCTTGACCCCGCCAAAGGTAATGCCGCTCTCAAACAAATGCTCGCTGAAGCCAGCATCGATTATATTAGCAATGTAGGGATCAAAGCAGTTAATAAACAAGGCAATAAATTAATTAGCATTACTATATTATCAGGACAAACTTTTAGTGCCAAACAGTTTATTGATGCCACTGTTAATGCAGAATTAGCTCAAGCAGCACAAGTAGAAAAATTAAAGGGTTTTGCAACCTTTGGTTTACCCGAATCAGAACTAGCTGTTACCTTAGTTTTTGAAACCAAAGGACTGACCATAACACAACTGAAAAACTATGAATTGCAGTTGCTCAAACGCTTTACCAACTTTTCAGATATAGAAGCACAAAAATGGTTATGGAAAGCTGCGGGCAACAACGACCAGCTAGTACAACAACTTCGCAAAGATATGGTAGATGCTCAAGGAAATTTGAAAAGTCTTTGGGTAGGGCCTGATGATATTTTAGTCCGTTCTCCCGCTCTTTCCGTAGCTTACCATTCCTTCCGTAATTTAAAGTTTTCTTTGTATGAATCGGGAATGCTTTTTGATAAAGCAAATATTGCTATTCTTCCCGATGGAAGGCTTTCTTGGAATTGCGTTTTATTCCCTGTAACTGCTGCGGAAGCAGAAATTTTAGCCAGGAATAGTGCAAAACCTACTTCTGCAATGTTGTCAGAAATGAACTTTTTAGAAAAATGGTTTAAAAGTATCGGCGCTACGGAGTTAATTCCCGCATCTGAACTTTATATTAGACACGCCGGAAATGTTACTGGTGTTGTCGAACCTTTGGATGGAGCAAATATGTTAATGGCCAGTGTTTCTAGTAATGAAGCATTGGGTACTTTTGGTTATCATTTTGATGTTCGAGGTGGTATTAAAGGCTTTGCCGAAAAAGCTTATGCTAATGGTTTTACCCAACTTAATTTTCAGTTACCTGTCTATAATGTCGGTTTTCAACATACATTAATTAAGAATGTGCGTAACTTAGCAGTTGTTAGTCCATGTTCCGGGTTTACTGGTATGGCTTCCGGTTCTGGTAGAATTGTTGAATATAATTCTGGAGTGGGTCAAGCTTTAGGTATAGCTGCAATTACAGCTTTATTAAGTAATAGGAATTTGGCAGATATTACCAATCAAGAAGTTAGACGTATTTTACTTGATACTAAACGTTTACCTCGCATCTTTGGCATTCCTAAAATTGCCGAATCTAGTAAGTTAGCTGCGTTAGAATCTTCTTTAGGTAATGTTTTTATTGCTTAG
- a CDS encoding glycoside hydrolase family 10 protein has translation MMKKRRWFPLLIALSMITAVLTPSISYSQTTLADIQGHWAQPCIEQLVQKQIITKSEDDNFNPDSQVNRAEFANIISKAFPEKPKIRNTIRFADIPSNYWAVNGIRQAYQTGFISAYVGEIFNPLKKMTREQVLLSLVNGLKYSPTQPVEKTLKDLFDDAQEIPRNSRKAIAAATEKQLIVNYPNVRQLKPNQPVTRAELASFLCQALGNSQAIPEEYIARINSSSTPTNPSRNQIPQPTPTNEEKPTTPAPNSTNNSRTLIPGNNASPAAVSIGQSTSQNNPKINPEISTTPATLVPIIRKPTPQTTERKTEIRGVWLTNIDSDVLFYKDKLSDAINRLKSLNFNTVYPTVWNWGYTLYPSKVAAPIVGSPLRLVTPTDENLDPNLGTDRDILQEVITQGHKQGMAVIPWFEFGFMAPAESQIAKLYPDWILKRRDGSQIWNEGRHQRIWMNPLHPEVQQFIEDLVLEIITNYDVDGIQFDDHFGFPSQFGYDEFTVKLYQQEHAGQAPPDDFLDSEWIAWRANKITQYMQRIYLAIKKRKPQIVISVSPNPQEFSYKYYLTDWQTWREQGLIEELILQVYRNDLNRFIAEIERPEVEAARQSIPVAIGIITGVKPQPVPIAQVTEQVEVARNWGFSGVSFFFYESLWNLTKEPPALRQSVLENIFRSRMPRPNIFVGWEPPR, from the coding sequence ATGATGAAAAAACGCAGATGGTTTCCCCTCTTAATAGCCTTGAGTATGATAACAGCAGTGTTAACACCCAGCATATCTTACTCGCAAACAACACTTGCTGATATTCAAGGACATTGGGCGCAACCTTGCATTGAACAACTAGTACAAAAGCAAATTATTACCAAATCCGAAGATGATAATTTTAATCCTGATTCACAAGTCAATCGAGCCGAATTTGCTAACATAATTAGTAAAGCTTTTCCTGAAAAACCTAAAATTAGAAATACAATTCGCTTCGCTGATATTCCCTCAAATTATTGGGCAGTCAATGGCATTCGACAAGCTTATCAAACAGGATTTATCTCTGCTTATGTAGGTGAAATCTTTAACCCGCTAAAAAAAATGACGCGAGAACAAGTTTTACTATCTTTAGTCAATGGATTAAAATATTCACCCACTCAACCAGTTGAAAAAACATTAAAAGATTTATTTGACGACGCACAAGAAATCCCCAGAAATTCCCGAAAAGCCATTGCTGCTGCCACAGAAAAACAGCTAATTGTTAATTACCCAAACGTCCGCCAACTAAAGCCAAACCAGCCAGTTACCCGCGCCGAATTAGCAAGTTTTTTATGTCAAGCATTGGGTAATTCTCAAGCAATACCTGAAGAATATATTGCCAGAATTAATTCTTCTTCTACACCTACAAATCCCAGCAGAAATCAAATTCCACAACCTACGCCTACCAACGAAGAAAAGCCAACAACCCCAGCCCCAAACTCTACAAATAATTCCAGAACATTAATTCCTGGTAATAACGCATCTCCAGCAGCAGTTTCTATCGGACAATCAACTTCTCAGAATAATCCTAAAATAAACCCTGAAATATCAACTACTCCAGCAACACTCGTACCTATCATTAGAAAACCAACTCCCCAAACAACAGAAAGAAAAACCGAAATTAGAGGAGTTTGGCTCACAAATATTGATAGTGATGTTCTCTTTTATAAAGATAAACTTTCCGATGCAATCAATCGTTTAAAATCACTAAATTTCAATACTGTATATCCTACAGTTTGGAATTGGGGATATACACTTTATCCCAGCAAAGTAGCAGCACCAATAGTAGGTAGTCCTTTACGTTTAGTCACACCAACAGATGAAAATCTCGATCCAAATTTAGGCACAGATAGAGATATTTTACAAGAAGTAATTACCCAAGGACATAAACAAGGCATGGCTGTAATTCCTTGGTTTGAATTTGGTTTTATGGCTCCGGCAGAGTCTCAAATAGCCAAACTTTATCCTGATTGGATTCTCAAACGTCGGGATGGTAGCCAAATTTGGAATGAAGGGCGGCATCAGAGAATTTGGATGAATCCGTTGCATCCAGAAGTACAGCAATTTATTGAAGATTTAGTGCTGGAAATTATTACTAATTATGATGTTGACGGCATTCAATTTGATGACCATTTTGGTTTTCCATCACAATTTGGTTACGACGAATTTACTGTCAAACTTTATCAACAAGAACACGCCGGACAAGCTCCCCCTGATGATTTTTTAGACTCAGAATGGATTGCTTGGAGAGCTAACAAAATTACACAATATATGCAGCGAATTTACCTGGCAATCAAAAAACGTAAGCCTCAGATTGTGATTTCTGTATCTCCCAATCCTCAAGAGTTTTCCTATAAATATTATTTGACTGATTGGCAAACATGGAGAGAACAAGGATTAATTGAAGAACTGATTTTACAAGTTTATCGCAATGATTTAAATCGTTTTATTGCAGAAATAGAACGTCCTGAAGTAGAAGCCGCACGACAAAGTATTCCAGTTGCTATTGGTATCATTACTGGAGTAAAACCACAGCCTGTTCCCATAGCGCAAGTAACAGAACAAGTAGAAGTTGCGCGAAACTGGGGATTTTCAGGAGTGTCTTTCTTTTTCTATGAAAGTTTGTGGAATTTAACAAAAGAACCGCCTGCACTTAGACAGTCGGTTTTAGAAAATATATTTCGTAGTAGAATGCCAAGACCTAACATTTTTGTTGGTTGGGAACCACCTCGTTAA
- the murQ gene encoding N-acetylmuramic acid 6-phosphate etherase: MKQLEERGHLLTEQINPKSQNLDQLSCLELVDLFNQEDRQTIEAIAKARLPLAEAIATTAKALSQGGRLFYIGAGTSGRLGVLDAAECPPTFCTPPELVQGIIAGGADALVRSSEGLEDRAEDGAAAIEQKEVSQLDVVVGITAGGTTPFVHGALQAAKSRGATTIFIACVPQEQFSCDADIDIRLLVGPEILAGSTRLKAGTVTKMALNILSTGVMVQLGKVYGNRMVDVAVTNTKLRDRALRIIQDLTNLNRDDAADLLERSGKNVKLALLMHWTGCDREQSEQLLIANQGNLRQAVQNPEQKS, translated from the coding sequence ATGAAACAATTAGAAGAACGTGGTCATCTTTTGACAGAACAGATTAACCCTAAAAGTCAAAACTTAGACCAGTTAAGTTGTTTGGAATTAGTGGATCTGTTCAATCAAGAAGATCGACAAACAATTGAGGCGATCGCCAAAGCCCGTCTCCCTCTCGCCGAAGCGATCGCAACTACAGCGAAAGCCTTAAGTCAAGGTGGAAGACTTTTTTATATCGGCGCAGGAACTAGTGGGCGTTTGGGCGTTTTAGATGCAGCTGAATGTCCGCCCACCTTTTGCACGCCTCCAGAGTTGGTACAGGGAATTATTGCTGGAGGTGCAGATGCTCTCGTAAGGAGTTCGGAAGGTTTGGAAGATCGGGCGGAGGATGGTGCAGCTGCGATCGAACAAAAAGAAGTCAGCCAGTTAGATGTAGTAGTAGGAATCACTGCTGGTGGAACTACCCCCTTTGTTCACGGGGCTTTACAAGCTGCCAAAAGTCGCGGCGCTACTACTATTTTTATCGCTTGCGTCCCCCAAGAACAATTTAGCTGCGATGCAGATATTGACATTCGCTTATTAGTTGGGCCAGAAATTTTAGCAGGTTCCACCAGATTAAAAGCCGGAACTGTAACTAAAATGGCTTTAAACATTCTCTCAACTGGTGTAATGGTACAGTTAGGGAAAGTTTACGGCAATCGCATGGTCGATGTCGCGGTTACTAATACTAAATTGCGCGATCGAGCTTTGCGAATTATTCAAGACCTGACTAATTTAAACAGAGATGATGCTGCTGATTTACTAGAACGTAGTGGCAAAAATGTAAAATTAGCCTTGCTAATGCACTGGACGGGATGCGATCGAGAACAAAGCGAACAACTTTTAATTGCCAATCAAGGAAATCTGCGACAAGCTGTACAAAACCCCGAACAAAAATCCTAA
- the msrA gene encoding peptide-methionine (S)-S-oxide reductase MsrA produces MEKATFAAGCFWGVEDTFRQVKGVISTAVGYTGGHFPNPCYLDVCARITGHAESVQIEYDPSQITYNELLEIFWKCHDPTQLNRQGPDRGEQYRSVIFFHNPEQEAAAQASKQKLQNSRKYDKDIVTEIKPVGEFYLATEEHQQYFAKKRQKSIN; encoded by the coding sequence ATGGAAAAAGCCACTTTTGCTGCTGGTTGTTTTTGGGGAGTTGAAGATACTTTTCGCCAAGTTAAAGGCGTGATTTCCACAGCAGTTGGTTACACAGGTGGACATTTTCCTAACCCTTGTTACTTAGACGTTTGTGCTAGAATTACGGGTCATGCAGAATCAGTCCAAATTGAGTATGACCCGTCACAAATTACCTATAATGAATTGCTAGAAATATTTTGGAAATGTCACGATCCTACACAATTAAATCGTCAAGGGCCCGATCGAGGCGAACAATATCGATCGGTAATATTTTTTCATAACCCAGAACAAGAAGCAGCTGCCCAAGCATCTAAACAAAAATTGCAAAATTCCCGGAAATATGATAAAGATATTGTCACAGAAATTAAACCAGTGGGGGAATTTTATTTAGCAACAGAAGAACACCAACAATATTTTGCCAAGAAAAGGCAGAAAAGCATTAATTAG
- a CDS encoding site-2 protease family protein: protein MFTASETPVITLILLVALGILSWGFFRAKPFGKLGILAWLQSVVLMAPWLLFFGLFAAGIYINLAAILLMLVISSGLYIFLGRQLRAAGQDAILKEKAAKMQSNQDLSQSSAANSPETPESDNGKGKPELLGIKETLPIPENDLKVIKGIFGIDSFFVTETIPYQEGAIFKGNLRGEAEATHNKLSAALQERLGDRYRLFMIENPEGKPTIVVLPSTNDPKISTLSQKLLAIVLLVATIATSLETAGFFLGFDFYNNLNRIQEVLPIAAGIMAILFAHEIGHFIMAKRHNIRLSLPYFIPAWQLGSFGAITRFESILPNRKVMFDVALAGPATGGLVSLLMLIVGLTLSHEGSFFQVPAEFFQGSILVGTLAKVVLGSALQKPLVDVHPLTIIGWLGLVITALNTMPAGQLDGGRIVHAIYGRKIASRVTLATFIFLAIAAFANPIAIYWAIIILFLQRDLERPSLNEISEPDDARAALGLLALFLMITTLIPLTPGIAGRLGIGGANNLF from the coding sequence ATGTTTACTGCCTCAGAAACTCCTGTAATAACCTTGATTTTATTGGTGGCGCTAGGAATATTAAGTTGGGGATTTTTTCGAGCTAAACCATTCGGTAAATTAGGAATTTTAGCTTGGTTACAATCTGTGGTGCTAATGGCTCCTTGGTTGTTATTCTTTGGGTTGTTTGCGGCAGGAATTTATATTAACTTAGCAGCTATTTTGTTAATGCTGGTGATTTCTTCTGGGTTATATATTTTCTTGGGTAGACAACTTCGTGCGGCTGGACAAGATGCCATCCTAAAAGAAAAAGCTGCAAAGATGCAATCTAATCAAGATTTATCACAATCATCAGCAGCAAATTCCCCCGAAACACCAGAATCAGATAACGGTAAAGGAAAGCCAGAATTATTAGGAATTAAAGAAACTCTGCCTATTCCTGAAAATGACCTCAAAGTAATTAAAGGAATTTTTGGCATTGATAGCTTTTTTGTTACCGAAACTATTCCTTATCAAGAAGGAGCGATTTTCAAAGGTAATTTGCGTGGGGAAGCCGAAGCTACTCATAATAAATTATCAGCTGCGTTACAGGAAAGGTTAGGCGATCGTTATCGCTTATTTATGATCGAAAATCCCGAAGGAAAACCCACAATTGTAGTTTTACCGAGCACCAACGATCCCAAAATTTCTACTCTCAGTCAAAAGCTTTTAGCCATAGTATTACTAGTAGCTACTATAGCAACTTCTTTAGAAACTGCTGGCTTCTTTTTGGGTTTTGATTTCTACAATAATTTGAACAGAATTCAAGAAGTTTTACCAATAGCCGCCGGAATTATGGCAATTTTATTTGCCCATGAAATCGGTCACTTTATCATGGCTAAACGCCACAATATTCGCCTGAGTTTACCTTATTTTATTCCTGCTTGGCAACTAGGTTCTTTTGGGGCAATTACCCGATTTGAATCCATTTTACCTAACCGCAAAGTAATGTTTGATGTTGCTTTGGCAGGGCCAGCTACCGGGGGATTAGTTTCTTTATTAATGTTAATTGTTGGTTTAACTCTTTCCCATGAAGGTAGTTTTTTCCAAGTTCCAGCCGAGTTTTTTCAAGGTTCAATTTTAGTCGGAACTTTAGCCAAAGTTGTTTTAGGTTCCGCATTGCAAAAACCATTAGTTGATGTCCATCCCTTGACAATAATTGGTTGGTTAGGTTTAGTAATTACAGCCTTAAACACCATGCCAGCAGGACAATTAGATGGAGGACGCATAGTTCACGCCATTTATGGTCGGAAAATTGCTTCTAGAGTTACATTAGCAACTTTTATCTTTTTAGCGATCGCAGCTTTCGCTAACCCCATTGCGATATACTGGGCGATTATTATTTTATTTTTGCAAAGAGATTTAGAACGCCCCAGCTTAAACGAAATTAGCGAACCAGATGATGCTAGAGCAGCATTAGGTTTGTTAGCCTTGTTTTTGATGATTACCACCTTAATTCCCCTCACCCCCGGAATAGCCGGAAGATTGGGAATTGGCGGCGCAAATAATCTATTTTAA
- a CDS encoding DUF3110 domain-containing protein produces MRVFVLLFNAGTDNEGIHTLQIGDRNKVLMFESEDDATRYALMLEAQDFPPASVESMDDREIKAFCESADYDWELVPEGALTLPPEGNVEETDWQIDDEFADDFDDELELTESEASDESQMSDAELEKIRRRLEGLL; encoded by the coding sequence ATGCGTGTATTCGTTCTATTATTCAATGCTGGTACCGACAATGAGGGAATCCATACCCTTCAGATTGGCGATCGCAACAAAGTGCTGATGTTCGAGTCAGAAGATGATGCTACCCGTTATGCTTTGATGCTGGAAGCCCAAGACTTTCCTCCAGCATCGGTAGAATCAATGGACGATCGGGAAATTAAGGCATTTTGTGAAAGTGCTGATTATGACTGGGAACTCGTTCCAGAAGGTGCGTTAACTCTACCTCCCGAAGGGAATGTCGAAGAAACTGATTGGCAAATAGATGATGAATTTGCAGATGATTTTGATGATGAACTAGAGTTAACTGAGTCTGAAGCATCAGACGAATCACAAATGTCAGATGCAGAATTAGAGAAAATTCGCCGTAGGCTGGAAGGGTTACTTTGA